The nucleotide sequence GCGGATGACCCCTTCCTCTTGGACGCGGCGGAGTGGGGAGGGGCCTGGTGGGGTAGTGGGCTTGGGGCTTTGCGCTTGGCGGATGGGAAGGTTCTCCTCCTGGGAGCTTTGGATCTGGGGGCCAGGGTTTTGGGGCGGCAGGAGGTGCTTTTGGGGCGGTATGCCTTGGGGGAGGGCCGCTGGTTCTTGGCCTATGGACCGGAAGAGGAGGTTTTTTCCGCCTACGCCAGCCACCTTCCCCGGCGCCTTTCCGGAAAGCCCCTTAGGGTGTGGTGCTCCTGGTATGGCTACTACACCCGCATCAGCGAGGCCTTGCTCCTCGCCGCCTTGGAGGAGGTGGCCCACTTCCCCTTTGAGGTCTTCCAGATTGACGATGGCTGGCAGCGAGCCCTTGGGGACTGGGAGGCAAACGATCGCTTCCCCCGGGGGATGGCCTTTTTGGCGGAGAGGATCCGGGAAAAAGGCCTCAGGGCCGGGTTATGGCTGGCACCCTTTCTGCTGACCCCGGACAGCCCCCTGGGGCATGCCCGCCCCGAGTGGGTGCTTAGGGATGGGGAAGGCCGGCCTATCCCAGCGGGATTTAACTGGGGAAGACCCCTTTACGCCTTGGACTCGGGGAACGAGGAGGTTTTGGAATACGCGGCTGGCCTGGTGCGCAAGGTCCGGGAGTGGGGGTACGATTACATCAAGCTGGACTTTCTCTATGCGGCTTCCCTTCCTGGGGCCGAGGGGGAGGGGCGGTACCGAAAGGCCATGGAGCGGATACGGGAGGAAGCGGGTGGCGCTTATCTTCTCTTCTGCGGGGCCCCCATCCTGGCCTCCTTGGGGCTTGCCGACGGCCTCCGGGTGGGCCCGGATGCCGCCCCCTACTGGGACAACGAGGACCGCTCCCTTTGGCTTTCCGACCCCACGGGACCGGGGCTTAAAAACGCCCTCCGCACCACCCTGCACCGGCTGTGGCTTCGGGAAAACGTGCAGGTGGACCCGGATGTGGCCTATTTCCGAAGCTGTTTCTCCTTGCTGACCCCTGAAGAGAGGCGCCTCCAGGAGGCCATGGGGGAGATCACCGGCTTCAAGGCCACCTCCGACCCCCCCTCCTGGCTTACCCCGGAAGAGAGGGAAAGGCTTTTGGCCTTCCTGAGCCAGGACCAGGCGGTAAACCAGCTTGGCCCCTACCGCTTCCAGGTGGGGGAGGAGGTCTTGGACTATGCTTCCCTACTATAGGCGTGTCCACCGCAAAGCGGATGGGCGGGAGCTCATCCTTTACGGGCTTCATCCCCTCGAGGACCCCCCCCTCCCAGAGCCCGCCCTGCCCTATAGCCCCGCTCCCCACCTCCGCTACCACCCCCTGAGACGGGAATGGGTGGTCTATGCTGCTCATCGCCAGGAGCGCACCTTTTTGCCCCCCAAGGAGCACTGCCCCCTTTGCCCTAGCCGGGAAGGGGGTTTCCCCACGGAGATCCCCTTTTCCCGCTTCCAGGTGGCGGTCTTTGACAACCGCTTTCCCTCCCTGGTGCCAAGCCCCACCCCTCCCCCGGAAGGGTTGCCCGTTCCCGCAGGGGAGGCTTTAGGCCGCTGTGAGGTGGTGGTCTACACCGAGGCCCACGTGGGGAGCCTGGCCACCCTCACGGAGGAGGAAAGGCTTCTTCTGGCTTGGGTTTGGCGGGAGCGGTACCAGGCCCTATATGCCCTAAAGGGCATCCAGTTCGTCATGCCCTTTGAAAACCGGGGGGAGGCGGTGGGGGTGACCCTGCACCACCCCCATGGGCAGATCTACGCCTACCCCTTGGTGCCC is from Thermus albus and encodes:
- a CDS encoding glycoside hydrolase family 36 protein encodes the protein MRVVFGGSLGQARLEVGVTAASSEPVSGGYLLRGREVRAFAPSRGAQFFRHGWQSWSLAAWVGLGEPPKPLFPKERRPQADDPFLLDAAEWGGAWWGSGLGALRLADGKVLLLGALDLGARVLGRQEVLLGRYALGEGRWFLAYGPEEEVFSAYASHLPRRLSGKPLRVWCSWYGYYTRISEALLLAALEEVAHFPFEVFQIDDGWQRALGDWEANDRFPRGMAFLAERIREKGLRAGLWLAPFLLTPDSPLGHARPEWVLRDGEGRPIPAGFNWGRPLYALDSGNEEVLEYAAGLVRKVREWGYDYIKLDFLYAASLPGAEGEGRYRKAMERIREEAGGAYLLFCGAPILASLGLADGLRVGPDAAPYWDNEDRSLWLSDPTGPGLKNALRTTLHRLWLRENVQVDPDVAYFRSCFSLLTPEERRLQEAMGEITGFKATSDPPSWLTPEERERLLAFLSQDQAVNQLGPYRFQVGEEVLDYASLL
- the galT gene encoding galactose-1-phosphate uridylyltransferase codes for the protein MLPYYRRVHRKADGRELILYGLHPLEDPPLPEPALPYSPAPHLRYHPLRREWVVYAAHRQERTFLPPKEHCPLCPSREGGFPTEIPFSRFQVAVFDNRFPSLVPSPTPPPEGLPVPAGEALGRCEVVVYTEAHVGSLATLTEEERLLLAWVWRERYQALYALKGIQFVMPFENRGEAVGVTLHHPHGQIYAYPLVPPILERESQAFRERPVLLELLPHLEPYRVDQEEGFLAFVPPFARYPYEVWVVPWQRHPGLWTFSHEEMAAFARLLGRVVARYDALFGEAFPYVMVFHAAPLGEERTFHFHVEFYPPKRAKDKLKFLAGTELGAGTFVVDALPEETAKRLREVL